One Romboutsia sp. 13368 genomic window carries:
- a CDS encoding DUF4430 domain-containing protein has translation MNKKLIITLAAVLILILGVVGINAFKNKDVQEGSKTITIEYVSDADNLNKKEEIKTDEEKLGSVLDGKEGYKIENGMVLEIENIDLAGSKSEYWKITVNGEDAQVGVNDLIIKDGDVIKFERTSF, from the coding sequence ATGAATAAAAAACTAATAATAACACTAGCTGCGGTACTAATTCTTATATTAGGTGTTGTAGGTATTAATGCCTTTAAAAATAAGGATGTTCAAGAAGGAAGCAAGACTATAACAATTGAATATGTTTCTGATGCTGATAACCTTAATAAAAAAGAAGAAATAAAAACAGATGAGGAAAAGCTTGGATCTGTACTAGATGGTAAAGAAGGATATAAGATAGAAAATGGTATGGTACTAGAAATTGAAAATATAGACTTAGCTGGTAGCAAATCTGAATATTGGAAGATAACAGTAAATGGTGAAGATGCTCAAGTTGGAGTTAATGATTTAATAATAAAAGATGGAGATGTTATTAAATTTGAAAGAACATCTTTCTAA
- a CDS encoding tryptophan transporter, with amino-acid sequence MPNVIDKVITTNIIYLIMYIMYKLPYIKKFSSKVQDTIVSIVILPVGTLVSGTIFLLSALVLVGLPGTFEALLTIILESLXMVLPT; translated from the coding sequence TTGCCTAATGTTATAGATAAAGTTATTACAACAAATATAATTTATTTGATAATGTATATAATGTATAAATTACCATATATAAAAAAATTTAGTAGTAAAGTTCAAGATACTATAGTTTCAATTGTAATATTACCAGTAGGGACTTTAGTAAGTGGAACAATATTTTTACTATCAGCTTTAGTTTTAGTAGGACTTCCAGGAACTTTTGAAGCATTATTAACAATTATCTTAGAGAGCCTATWAATGGTTTTACCCACTTAG
- the trhA gene encoding PAQR family membrane homeostasis protein TrhA produces the protein ILLYSASATYHLVVSTEKVISYLRRIDHAMIFLLIAGTYTPFCLIALRGITGWILFSVIITIAIVGICFKLIWFNCPRWLSTSIYVLMGWLAIFLIXPLKAALSPQGLSLLVIGGIFYTIGAIIYATKXKLFFFVNLIF, from the coding sequence ATTCTTTTATATTCAGCTTCTGCAACTTATCACTTAGTTGTTTCTACAGAGAAGGTTATAAGTTATTTAAGAAGAATAGATCATGCTATGATATTTCTTTTAATAGCTGGAACATATACTCCTTTTTGTTTAATTGCACTTAGAGGTATTACAGGATGGATTTTATTTAGTGTAATAATAACTATTGCTATAGTTGGAATATGTTTTAAATTAATTTGGTTTAATTGCCCTAGGTGGCTTTCAACAAGTATTTATGTACTAATGGGATGGTTAGCTATATTCCTAATAGRACCATTAAAGGCAGCTCTATCTCCACAAGGTTTGTCATTACTTGTTATTGGTGGTATATTTTATACTATAGGRGCTATAATATATGCTACTAAGCYAAAGTTGTTTTTCTTTGTCAACTTAATTTTTTAA
- a CDS encoding HAD family hydrolase: protein MGKIAAFFDIDGTLYRDSLMVEHFKKLIKYDIIDQKAWLEHARDTFMDWDKRQGNYDDYLDEVCDLYVKYLIGLDKTCIDFTSDQVINLKSDRVYKYTRSRIKWHLDNKHIVIFISGSPNFLVEKMAKKYSVTDSIGSNYVFENGTFNGTVIPMWDSRSKNTAIDDFVKKYDIDLNKSYAYGDTNGDINMLRRVGNPIAINPTKELLCHIANDPIISKTSQIIVERKDIIYSLSPNVDIFDI from the coding sequence ATGGGAAAAATAGCAGCTTTTTTTGATATAGACGGTACTCTTTATAGGGATTCTCTTATGGTTGAACATTTTAAAAAGCTTATAAAATATGATATAATCGACCAAAAAGCATGGCTTGAACATGCTAGAGATACTTTTATGGACTGGGATAAGAGACAGGGTAATTATGATGATTATTTAGATGAAGTATGTGATTTATATGTAAAGTATTTAATCGGATTAGATAAAACTTGTATAGACTTTACTAGCGACCAAGTAATAAACTTAAAATCTGATAGAGTATACAAATATACTCGTTCAAGAATAAAATGGCATTTAGATAATAAACACATTGTAATCTTTATATCTGGTAGCCCTAATTTTTTAGTAGAAAAAATGGCTAAAAAGTATAGCGTTACAGATTCTATAGGAAGTAACTATGTTTTTGAAAACGGAACGTTTAACGGTACTGTAATTCCTATGTGGGACTCAAGAAGTAAAAATACTGCTATAGATGATTTTGTAAAGAAGTATGACATTGATTTAAATAAGTCATATGCATATGGTGATACCAATGGAGATATAAATATGTTAAGAAGAGTTGGAAATCCAATTGCTATAAATCCAACTAAAGAACTTCTATGTCATATTGCAAATGATCCTATCATTTCAAAAACTAGTCAAATAATAGTTGAAAGAAAGGATATCATTTATTCTTTATCTCCAAATGTAGATATATTTGATATATAA
- a CDS encoding DUF5685 family protein encodes MFGYVKINKMDLTFREYEHYRGYYCGLCKCLKDNHGEISRLSLNYDITFLVLILTAVYKPKSTVIEEGCITNPFKKKKKIMNEITEYAASMNVLLTYYKLEDNLKDDNRLKDKIAYSMYKGRLKSAYEKYPKKAEFIKEQLEILYNLEQEKNTNIDLVSNTFGKLMSEIFAYKEDEFESELRNIGFNIGKYIYLLDAYEDLDNDYKNGRYNPFIDYIDRREELKERVDKLISMSLGMVGRRIDKLNLKVNTSIIENIIYSGVYLRYQNILEEGVK; translated from the coding sequence ATGTTCGGATATGTAAAAATAAATAAAATGGATTTAACCTTCAGAGAATATGAACACTATAGAGGTTATTATTGTGGGCTATGTAAATGTTTAAAAGATAATCATGGTGAGATATCTAGATTATCTTTAAATTATGATATAACATTTTTAGTACTAATATTAACAGCGGTATATAAACCTAAATCTACTGTAATAGAAGAAGGGTGCATAACAAATCCATTTAAGAAAAAGAAAAAGATAATGAATGAAATAACAGAATATGCAGCAAGTATGAATGTACTTTTAACATATTATAAATTAGAAGATAATTTAAAGGATGATAATAGATTAAAGGATAAGATTGCATATAGTATGTATAAAGGAAGGTTAAAATCAGCTTATGAAAAATATCCTAAAAAAGCTGAATTTATAAAAGAACAATTAGAAATATTATATAATTTAGAGCAAGAAAAAAATACTAATATTGATTTAGTTTCAAATACATTTGGAAAGTTAATGTCAGAGATATTTGCATATAAAGAAGATGAATTTGAAAGTGAACTAAGAAACATTGGATTTAATATAGGTAAATATATATATTTATTAGATGCATATGAAGATTTAGACAATGACTATAAAAATGGTAGATATAATCCTTTTATAGACTACATAGATAGAAGAGAAGAATTAAAAGAGCGAGTAGATAAATTAATAAGTATGTCATTAGGAATGGTTGGTAGAAGAATAGATAAATTAAACTTAAAGGTCAATACATCTATAATAGAGAATATAATATATTCAGGTGTATATTTAAGATATCAAAATATATTAGAGGAAGGTGTTAAATAA
- a CDS encoding metallophosphoesterase family protein, with protein MIGLISDTHGLLRQEVVDNLNNCNLIIHAGDIGKFEVIENLKKISNVEFIRGNCDKDKSIAKEDRIVEIYNKRIYLIHDISKININLKEDNIDIVVYGHSHKPNIYEDNDILYINPGSVGPRRFKLPISMAKLKVLGDASYYDSLKLIDENIYRYKCYEVEFIPIAI; from the coding sequence ATGATTGGTTTAATATCAGATACACATGGTTTACTTAGACAAGAGGTAGTAGATAATTTAAATAATTGTAATTTAATAATACATGCAGGAGATATAGGTAAATTTGAAGTAATAGAAAACTTAAAGAAAATATCAAATGTAGAATTTATAAGAGGAAACTGTGATAAAGATAAAAGTATAGCAAAAGAAGATAGAATAGTAGAGATATATAATAAAAGAATATATCTAATTCATGATATATCAAAAATAAATATAAATTTAAAAGAAGATAATATAGATATTGTTGTATATGGACATTCTCATAAACCTAATATATATGAAGATAATGATATATTATATATAAACCCTGGGTCAGTTGGACCGAGAAGATTTAAATTACCTATATCTATGGCAAAGCTTAAGGTATTAGGGGATGCATCTTATTATGATTCACTAAAGTTAATTGATGAAAATATTTATAGATATAAATGTTATGAAGTAGAATTTATACCTATAGCAATATAA
- a CDS encoding MerR family transcriptional regulator encodes MYKINEVSKLTGVSIRMLHHYDKIGLLSPXKRTDSNYRMYNDEDITRLYQILLFKELEFPLQEIKQILDDKEFNRKEALKVQRNLIFEKKKRLERILESIDDTIENLGGTMSKNNFKAFDYKEVKKHQEKYKEEVEKRYGKSDAYKESQKKTSKYTKNDWNNIMEDANLIYEELAKLMDKDPADEKVQELIEKWRNHITTNFYNCTIEIFRGLSLMYVCDERFTKNIDKYGKGLAQFMSDAMNIYCNNNTK; translated from the coding sequence ATGTATAAAATAAATGAAGTATCAAAATTAACAGGTGTAAGCATTAGAATGTTACATCATTATGATAAGATAGGACTTTTATCACCTAKTAAAAGAACTGATTCAAATTATAGAATGTATAATGATGAAGATATAACTAGGCTTTATCAAATACTACTTTTTAAAGAATTAGAATTTCCCCTTCAAGAAATAAAACAAATATTAGATGATAAAGAGTTTAATAGAAAGGAAGCTTTAAAAGTTCAACGAAATCTTATATTTGAAAAGAAAAAGAGGTTAGAACGGATATTAGAATCAATAGATGATACTATTGAAAATTTAGGAGGAACTATGAGTAAAAATAATTTTAAAGCATTTGATTATAAAGAAGTAAAAAAACATCAAGAAAAGTACAAAGAAGAAGTAGAAAAAAGATACGGAAAGAGTGATGCATATAAAGAAAGTCAGAAAAAAACTTCTAAGTACACTAAAAATGATTGGAATAATATAATGGAAGATGCTAATTTAATATATGAAGAATTAGCTAAGTTAATGGATAAAGACCCAGCAGATGAAAAAGTTCAGGAATTAATTGAAAAGTGGAGAAATCATATAACAACTAATTTTTATAACTGTACTATAGAAATATTTAGAGGTCTATCTCTTATGTATGTATGTGATGAAAGATTTACTAAAAACATTGATAAGTATGGAAAAGGATTAGCACAATTCATGAGTGATGCAATGAATATATATTGTAATAATAACACTAAATAA
- the htpG gene encoding molecular chaperone HtpG, translating into MTNQKGSISIHTENIFPIIKKWLYSDKDIFIRELISNGCDAVNKYKKLISLGEAKGNSDEDYKIKVYIDKENSALIFDDNGIGMTAEEVEKYINQVAFSGAEDFFNTYKDKMNEENDIIGHFGLGFYSSFMVSKKVQIDTLSYKENATPVRWVSEDGLEFELSESNSRNTRGTTITLFLEDDSKEFLEEYTVRSIIDKYCSFLPVNIYLETIKNEEVKEDEVVDTTPINDTNPLWLKAPKDCTDEEYKEFYRKVFNTFEEPLFWIHLNVDYPFNLKGILYFPKLKNEFELIEGKVKLYNNQVFVADNIKEVIPEFLLLLKGVIDCPDLPLNVSRSFLQNDRDVSKISKHIVKKVADKLKSLYKNERENYEKFWDDIQVFIKFGCLKDEGFYDKVKESLLFKTIDGNYITLNDYLENCKEKHENKVFYVSNEEQQSQYIKLFKGYGLDAVILDSTIDNHFISMIEFKNQGVNFNRIDADLSDILKDKDNEENKETRTDIENLFKEVIGDRIKTYSVESLKNEETPAVILVSEQSRRMAEMKSQFAGMDFGMSFEEEKTLLINDNSSIIKKLVSLKDDESKKEQVSLICNQIADIALLSNKELDSKQLDEFIKRNNQLMSMIISL; encoded by the coding sequence ATGACAAATCAAAAGGGTAGCATATCAATACATACAGAAAATATTTTTCCAATAATAAAAAAATGGCTATACTCAGACAAAGATATATTTATAAGAGAGCTTATAAGTAACGGTTGTGATGCAGTAAATAAATATAAGAAATTAATTTCATTAGGAGAGGCTAAAGGCAATTCTGATGAAGATTATAAAATAAAAGTATATATAGATAAAGAAAATTCAGCACTTATATTTGATGATAATGGTATAGGTATGACTGCAGAAGAAGTAGAAAAATATATAAATCAAGTTGCATTCTCAGGTGCAGAAGATTTCTTTAACACATACAAAGATAAAATGAATGAAGAAAATGATATAATAGGACACTTTGGATTAGGATTCTATTCTTCTTTTATGGTATCTAAAAAAGTACAAATAGATACACTTTCTTATAAAGAAAATGCAACACCAGTAAGATGGGTAAGTGAAGATGGATTAGAATTTGAATTAAGTGAATCTAATTCTAGAAATACAAGAGGTACAACAATTACATTATTCTTAGAAGATGATAGTAAAGAATTCTTAGAAGAATACACAGTAAGAAGTATAATAGATAAATACTGCTCATTTTTACCAGTAAATATATACTTAGAAACTATAAAAAATGAAGAAGTAAAAGAAGATGAAGTAGTAGATACAACACCTATAAATGATACAAATCCATTATGGTTAAAAGCTCCAAAGGATTGTACAGATGAAGAATATAAAGAGTTCTATAGAAAAGTATTCAATACTTTTGAAGAGCCGTTATTTTGGATACACTTAAATGTAGATTATCCATTTAATTTAAAAGGGATATTATACTTCCCTAAATTAAAAAATGAATTTGAACTTATAGAAGGTAAGGTTAAATTATACAACAACCAAGTATTCGTGGCAGATAATATAAAAGAAGTTATACCAGAATTCTTGCTATTATTAAAAGGTGTAATAGATTGCCCAGATTTACCTTTAAATGTATCTAGAAGTTTCTTACAAAATGATAGAGATGTGAGTAAAATTTCTAAGCATATAGTTAAAAAGGTTGCAGATAAATTAAAATCATTATATAAAAATGAAAGAGAAAATTATGAAAAGTTCTGGGATGATATACAAGTATTTATTAAGTTTGGATGCCTAAAAGATGAAGGATTCTATGATAAAGTAAAAGAGTCTTTATTATTTAAAACTATAGATGGAAACTATATAACTTTAAATGACTATTTAGAAAACTGTAAAGAAAAACATGAAAACAAGGTATTCTATGTAAGTAATGAAGAGCAACAATCACAATATATAAAGTTATTTAAAGGTTATGGATTAGATGCAGTTATATTAGACTCTACAATAGATAATCATTTTATATCTATGATAGAATTTAAAAATCAAGGAGTGAACTTTAATAGAATAGATGCAGATTTATCTGATATATTAAAAGATAAGGATAATGAAGAAAATAAAGAAACAAGAACTGATATAGAAAATTTATTCAAAGAAGTGATAGGTGATAGAATAAAAACTTATTCTGTAGAAAGTCTAAAGAATGAAGAAACACCTGCAGTTATATTAGTTTCAGAACAATCTAGAAGAATGGCTGAAATGAAATCACAATTTGCAGGTATGGATTTTGGAATGAGTTTTGAAGAAGAAAAAACTTTATTAATAAATGATAATAGTTCAATAATTAAAAAGCTTGTTTCATTAAAAGATGATGAAAGTAAAAAAGAACAAGTATCATTAATTTGTAATCAAATAGCAGATATAGCTTTATTATCTAATAAAGAATTAGATTCTAAACAATTAGATGAATTTATAAAGAGAAATAATCAACTTATGAGCATGATAATTTCATTATAA
- a CDS encoding phosphoribosylformylglycinamidine synthase — protein sequence MLSTISLESSVRRILVEKRQGFDLEARALKKDLIESLHIDTIENIRVLNRYDIEGIDREVYENAAKTIFSEPNLDIVYHETLEFNKGERVFAIEYLPGQYDQRGDWAAQCIQIVNEGKRPEINTAKVYILTGNITDEQFDKIKDYIINPVDSREDSLEKPESLKMETQIPTEVEILDGFIDLNEEGLKVFLKNNGLAMTLEDLAHIQGYFKNTEKRNPTITEIKVLDTYWSDHCRHTTFMTEIEDVKIESGKYTDIIKEAYDMYLESRKNVYVDKQKDICLMDIATIAMKELRKQGKLEDLDVSEEINACSINVDVEIDGKVEPYLVMFKNETHNHPTEIEPFGGAATCLGGAIRDPLSGRSYVYQAMRVTGSADPRTTLEDTLPGKLMQRKITTEAAHGYSSYGNQIGLTTGQVAEAYDEDFVAKRMEIGAVIAAVPKENVVREVPQNGDIVVLLGGKTGRDGCGGATGSSKEHSEESILTCSAEVQKGDAPNERKIQRFFRNKEVAQMIKRCNDFGAGGVCVAIGEVADSLDINLDLVPKKYDGLDGTEIAISESQERMAVVIDASNKDKFISLARQENLEATHVATVTNTGYMRMFWNGKAIVNMSRDFIETNGVKQTTKVHVDKVNEESTFFKSELKERESELAIEEDIKDKFMEVLSDLNVCSKKGLVERFDNTIGSNTVLMPFGGKYQATEAQGMVAKIPVLGGETNTSTIMTYGYNPKIGKWSPFHGALYAVVESVCKAVAIGGKYDSIRLTLQEYFEKLGDNPIKWGKPFAALLGAYYAQNKLGIPAIGGKDSMSGTFKNIDVPPTLVSFAVDTVDADYVVSPEFKKINSQVVMLCTDRLENDVIDFEMLKKNLDKVTELIHNKQVLSTYALGFAGIGEAISKMSFGNRIGFKFDESIEDLFKPNYGNIVLELANEDLDLLDGYNYMVLGSTTEEQSIIIENEEISLEELYNSYCETLEPIFPTKSVDVKEKIETINFISQGEAKKSSITIAKPRVFIPTFPGTNCEYDLQRAFEKAGANTNIEVFKNLTYKDIEDSIETIVKQIKQSQIIMLPGGFSAGDEPDGSAKFMATVFRNPKVAEAVNEFLTKQDGLMLGICNGFQALIKLGLVPFGEIRETSIDAPTLTYNNIGRHQSKIVRTRIASNKSPWLAGTEVGDTHSIAISHGEGKFVASEEVMRQLIANGQIATQYVDFNDNATYDIDFNPNGSTYAVEGITSADGRIFGKMGHSERIGEHVIKNIIGKKDQKIFESGVNYFK from the coding sequence ATGTTAAGTACTATAAGTTTAGAGTCAAGTGTTAGAAGAATATTAGTTGAAAAAAGACAAGGATTTGACCTTGAAGCTAGAGCTTTAAAAAAGGATTTAATAGAAAGCTTACACATAGATACTATAGAAAATATAAGGGTTTTAAATAGATACGACATAGAAGGAATAGATAGAGAAGTATATGAAAATGCAGCAAAAACAATATTCTCAGAGCCTAATTTAGATATTGTTTATCATGAAACATTAGAGTTTAATAAAGGGGAGAGAGTATTTGCTATAGAGTACCTTCCAGGTCAATATGACCAAAGAGGAGATTGGGCGGCTCAATGTATACAAATAGTAAATGAAGGTAAGAGACCAGAAATAAATACTGCTAAAGTATATATACTAACAGGTAATATAACTGATGAACAGTTTGATAAAATAAAAGATTATATAATAAATCCAGTAGATAGCAGAGAGGATTCTTTAGAAAAGCCAGAAAGCTTAAAAATGGAAACACAAATTCCTACAGAAGTAGAAATACTAGATGGATTTATAGATTTAAATGAAGAAGGATTAAAAGTATTTTTAAAGAATAATGGACTTGCTATGACATTAGAGGATTTAGCTCATATTCAAGGATATTTTAAAAATACTGAAAAGAGAAATCCTACGATAACAGAGATAAAAGTATTAGATACTTATTGGTCAGATCACTGTAGACATACTACATTCATGACTGAAATAGAAGATGTAAAAATAGAAAGTGGTAAATATACAGATATAATAAAAGAAGCTTATGATATGTATCTTGAATCAAGAAAAAATGTTTATGTAGATAAACAAAAAGATATATGCTTAATGGACATAGCAACTATAGCTATGAAAGAATTAAGGAAACAAGGTAAATTAGAAGATTTAGATGTAAGTGAAGAAATAAATGCTTGTAGTATAAATGTTGATGTTGAAATAGATGGAAAAGTAGAGCCATACTTAGTAATGTTCAAAAATGAAACTCACAACCATCCAACAGAAATAGAGCCGTTTGGTGGAGCAGCTACTTGTTTAGGTGGGGCAATAAGAGACCCATTATCAGGAAGAAGTTACGTATACCAAGCAATGAGGGTTACAGGAAGTGCAGATCCAAGAACAACTTTAGAAGATACATTACCAGGTAAACTTATGCAAAGAAAAATAACTACTGAAGCAGCTCATGGGTATAGTTCATATGGAAATCAAATAGGTCTTACAACTGGTCAAGTTGCAGAAGCTTATGATGAAGACTTTGTTGCAAAGAGAATGGAAATAGGGGCAGTAATAGCTGCAGTACCTAAAGAAAATGTAGTAAGAGAAGTTCCTCAAAATGGAGATATAGTTGTACTTCTTGGAGGAAAAACAGGAAGAGATGGATGTGGAGGAGCTACAGGTTCATCTAAAGAACATAGCGAAGAGTCTATACTTACTTGTAGTGCAGAAGTTCAAAAAGGAGATGCACCAAATGAGAGAAAGATACAAAGATTCTTCAGAAATAAAGAAGTAGCACAAATGATAAAAAGATGTAATGACTTCGGAGCAGGTGGAGTATGTGTTGCTATAGGAGAGGTTGCAGATAGTTTAGATATAAATCTAGATTTAGTTCCTAAAAAATATGATGGACTTGATGGAACTGAAATAGCTATATCAGAATCACAAGAACGTATGGCAGTAGTTATAGATGCTTCTAATAAAGATAAGTTCATAAGTTTAGCAAGACAAGAAAATTTAGAGGCAACTCATGTAGCTACAGTAACTAATACTGGATATATGAGGATGTTCTGGAATGGTAAAGCAATAGTTAATATGAGTAGAGATTTCATAGAAACAAATGGAGTTAAACAAACTACTAAAGTTCATGTTGATAAAGTTAATGAAGAAAGCACATTCTTTAAAAGTGAGTTAAAAGAAAGAGAAAGTGAATTAGCTATAGAAGAAGATATAAAAGATAAATTTATGGAAGTATTATCAGATTTAAATGTTTGTTCTAAAAAAGGATTAGTAGAAAGATTTGATAATACAATAGGTTCAAACACTGTACTTATGCCATTTGGTGGTAAGTACCAAGCAACGGAAGCTCAAGGTATGGTAGCTAAAATACCAGTACTTGGTGGAGAAACTAATACTTCAACAATAATGACATATGGATATAACCCTAAAATAGGAAAATGGAGTCCGTTCCATGGAGCATTATATGCAGTAGTTGAATCTGTGTGTAAAGCTGTGGCTATTGGGGGTAAATATGATTCAATAAGACTTACGTTACAAGAGTATTTCGAAAAACTTGGTGATAACCCAATAAAATGGGGTAAACCATTTGCAGCACTTTTAGGTGCATATTATGCTCAAAATAAACTTGGAATACCTGCAATAGGTGGAAAAGACAGTATGTCAGGTACATTTAAAAATATAGATGTACCACCAACGTTAGTATCATTTGCTGTGGATACTGTGGATGCAGATTATGTAGTATCACCAGAATTTAAGAAAATTAATTCACAAGTTGTAATGTTATGCACAGATAGATTAGAAAATGATGTAATTGATTTTGAAATGTTAAAGAAAAACTTAGATAAGGTAACAGAACTTATACACAATAAACAAGTATTATCAACATATGCACTTGGATTTGCAGGTATAGGAGAAGCTATATCTAAGATGTCATTTGGTAATAGAATAGGATTTAAGTTCGATGAAAGTATAGAAGATTTATTTAAACCTAACTATGGAAATATAGTACTTGAATTAGCAAATGAAGATTTAGATTTATTAGATGGATATAACTATATGGTATTAGGGTCTACAACAGAAGAACAAAGTATAATAATAGAAAATGAAGAGATATCATTAGAAGAATTATACAATTCTTATTGTGAAACACTAGAGCCTATATTCCCAACTAAGTCAGTAGATGTAAAAGAAAAGATAGAAACTATAAACTTTATATCTCAAGGTGAAGCTAAAAAATCATCTATAACTATAGCAAAACCAAGAGTATTCATACCAACGTTCCCAGGAACAAACTGTGAATATGATTTACAAAGAGCTTTTGAAAAAGCAGGAGCAAACACAAATATAGAAGTATTTAAAAACTTAACATACAAAGATATAGAAGATTCTATAGAAACAATAGTTAAACAAATAAAACAGTCACAAATAATAATGTTACCTGGAGGATTTAGTGCAGGTGATGAGCCAGATGGTTCAGCTAAGTTTATGGCTACAGTATTTAGAAATCCTAAAGTTGCTGAAGCTGTTAATGAATTCTTAACTAAGCAAGATGGATTAATGCTAGGAATATGTAATGGATTCCAAGCGCTTATAAAACTTGGATTAGTGCCATTCGGTGAAATAAGAGAAACAAGTATTGATGCGCCAACATTAACTTACAATAACATAGGTAGACATCAATCTAAGATAGTTAGAACAAGAATAGCGTCTAATAAATCTCCTTGGTTAGCGGGTACAGAAGTTGGAGACACTCACAGTATAGCAATATCTCATGGAGAAGGTAAATTTGTTGCTAGTGAAGAAGTTATGAGGCAGTTAATAGCTAATGGTCAAATAGCTACTCAATATGTAGATTTCAATGATAATGCTACGTATGATATAGATTTTAATCCAAATGGTTCAACTTATGCAGTTGAAGGTATAACAAGTGCTGATGGTAGAATATTTGGTAAGATGGGTCATTCAGAGAGAATAGGGGAGCATGTTATAAAGAATATAATAGGTAAAAAGGATCAAAAGATATTTGAATCTGGAGTAAATTACTTTAAATAA